One stretch of Jiangella gansuensis DSM 44835 DNA includes these proteins:
- a CDS encoding SDR family oxidoreductase has translation MSTDRAERPSEFPPQQQEPPGSTAAMTPTPDHGEETYRGSGRMTGLRTLITGGDSGIGRAVAIAFAREGADVAITHLPEEADDADATVALVTDAGRKGVAYDADLRTQDACQDVVNRAASELGGLDVLVNNAGYQMAREGGIESISPERLDRVMKTNLYALFWMTQAALPHLKAGSCVINNSSIQAYDPSVSLLDYAATKAAINNATVNLAAELGPRGIRVNAVAPGPIWTPLQPATQPEEKVQKFGQDTPLGRAGQPAEVAPAFVFLASPGDASYVSGTVLGVTGGKPVF, from the coding sequence ATGTCTACGGATCGTGCTGAACGCCCCAGCGAGTTCCCGCCGCAACAACAGGAGCCGCCCGGCTCCACCGCGGCGATGACACCGACGCCCGACCACGGCGAGGAGACCTACCGCGGCTCCGGCCGGATGACCGGGTTGCGCACGCTGATCACCGGAGGCGACTCCGGCATCGGTCGCGCCGTGGCCATCGCCTTCGCCCGCGAAGGCGCCGACGTCGCCATCACGCACCTGCCGGAGGAGGCCGACGACGCCGACGCCACCGTCGCGCTGGTCACCGACGCCGGCCGCAAGGGCGTGGCGTACGACGCCGACCTGCGCACCCAGGACGCCTGCCAGGACGTGGTGAACCGCGCCGCGTCCGAGCTGGGTGGCCTCGATGTGCTGGTGAACAACGCCGGCTACCAGATGGCCCGCGAGGGCGGCATCGAGAGCATCAGCCCGGAGCGGCTCGACCGGGTCATGAAGACCAACCTGTACGCGCTGTTCTGGATGACCCAGGCGGCGCTGCCGCACCTGAAGGCCGGCAGCTGCGTCATCAACAACTCCTCGATCCAGGCCTACGACCCGTCGGTGTCGCTGCTGGACTACGCCGCCACCAAGGCCGCGATCAACAACGCCACCGTCAACCTGGCGGCCGAGCTCGGCCCCCGCGGCATCCGCGTCAACGCCGTCGCGCCGGGACCCATCTGGACGCCGCTCCAGCCGGCCACCCAGCCGGAGGAGAAGGTGCAGAAGTTCGGCCAGGACACCCCGCTCGGCCGAGCCGGGCAGCCGGCCGAGGTGGCGCCGGCCTTCGTGTTCCTGGCCTCCCCCGGCGACGCCAGCTACGTCTCGGGGACCGTGCTGGGCGTCACCGGGGGCAAGCCGGTCTTCTGA
- a CDS encoding nitroreductase family deazaflavin-dependent oxidoreductase — MPLTGEYEPSTSDWARDQAEKYEESGGITATTLRGKPVVILTSVGARTGKLRKTALMRVEHEGEYAVVASLGGAPKHPVWYHNLVADPHVELQDGPEKHDYLAREVHGEERDLWWQRAVELWPDYADYQTKTSRVIPVFVLTRLVD, encoded by the coding sequence ATGCCCCTCACCGGAGAGTACGAACCGAGCACGTCTGACTGGGCCCGCGACCAGGCCGAGAAGTACGAGGAGTCCGGCGGCATCACCGCCACCACTCTGCGCGGCAAGCCCGTCGTCATCCTGACCTCGGTCGGCGCCAGGACCGGCAAGCTGCGCAAGACGGCGCTCATGCGGGTGGAGCACGAGGGCGAGTACGCCGTCGTAGCCTCACTCGGTGGCGCGCCGAAGCACCCGGTCTGGTACCACAACCTCGTCGCCGACCCGCACGTCGAACTGCAGGACGGTCCGGAGAAGCACGACTACCTCGCCCGCGAGGTCCACGGCGAGGAGCGCGACCTGTGGTGGCAGCGGGCCGTCGAGCTCTGGCCCGACTACGCGGACTACCAGACAAAGACCAGCCGGGTGATCCCGGTCTTCGTGCTGACCCGCCTGGTCGACTGA
- a CDS encoding iron ABC transporter permease: MTATTATAPSSPAPQPGAPAPSEPAQSDPPARYGRLALVVTGLTVLVGVAAVVHLTQGTAPVGAGDVLRWALGRGDDDASAVVLASRLPRLLAAIVVGAALGAAGAAMQSVSRNLMASPDTLAVNAGAHLALVTGATVGVALPLLGAAGVAFAGGLGAAALVLALSGVGGTGAVRLVLAGSAIALAFQAMTSTLIILFAEETRGLFAWGSGSLGQNGLGGVRTLGLLAAVTFAALMVLSRKLDLVYLGDDHARMLGVNVRRVRAGAVVLAVMLSAAAVTLAGPIGFVGLAAPALVRLATSAVPGLHKHAVLLPVAAGTGVFLLLASDVVLRAVIGAQGALEVPTGVVTTIFGAIFLVALARRIRVSDAVREPPAAGVRGGVTPRRYAVLLTTLIVVTLAATVGGTLLGDTQLLLGDIANWLSGQAGPIVSNVMDTRLPRVAAALLAGASLALAGAVIQAVSRNPLAEPGIIGVAGGAGLGAVLTITLVPLAGFWAMAGMAGVGAALAAALVFALAAKGGFASDRLVLIGVAVSAGTQALIVVVITLTDPWNEAKALTWLAGSTYGRSFEHLVPMTLALLAVVPVLFWLRHSLDLVSVDDHTPRVLGVHVPRTRLVLLACAVVLTGASVAGVGVIGFVGLVAPHAARALVGRRHTRALPVAALLGATLVCAADTLGRTVIAPAQLPAGLVTAIVGAPYFVWLLYRSRATGNSPRRRWGWRGHAPHRRVRTEHV, encoded by the coding sequence ATGACCGCCACCACCGCGACGGCGCCGTCGTCCCCGGCTCCCCAGCCGGGTGCGCCGGCTCCGTCGGAACCGGCGCAGTCCGACCCTCCCGCCCGCTACGGCCGGCTGGCACTCGTGGTCACCGGTCTCACGGTGCTCGTCGGCGTGGCCGCGGTGGTGCATCTTACCCAGGGCACCGCCCCGGTCGGCGCCGGCGACGTGCTGCGGTGGGCGCTCGGGCGCGGCGACGACGACGCCAGCGCGGTGGTGCTGGCCTCGCGGCTGCCCCGGCTGCTCGCCGCCATCGTGGTCGGCGCCGCGCTGGGCGCCGCGGGCGCTGCCATGCAGTCGGTGTCGCGCAACCTGATGGCCTCCCCCGACACCCTCGCGGTCAATGCCGGTGCGCACCTGGCGCTGGTCACCGGCGCGACGGTCGGGGTCGCGCTGCCGCTGCTGGGCGCGGCCGGGGTGGCGTTCGCCGGCGGCCTCGGCGCCGCGGCCCTGGTGCTCGCGCTGTCCGGTGTCGGCGGGACCGGCGCGGTCCGGCTGGTGCTCGCCGGTTCCGCCATCGCACTGGCGTTCCAAGCGATGACCAGCACGCTGATCATCCTGTTCGCCGAGGAGACCCGGGGCCTGTTCGCCTGGGGCTCCGGCTCGCTGGGACAGAACGGTCTCGGCGGGGTGCGCACACTCGGCCTGCTCGCCGCCGTCACGTTCGCCGCATTGATGGTGCTGAGCCGCAAGCTCGACCTGGTCTACCTCGGCGACGACCACGCCCGCATGCTCGGTGTCAACGTACGGCGGGTCCGCGCCGGCGCCGTCGTGCTCGCGGTGATGCTGTCCGCGGCCGCCGTCACCCTCGCCGGGCCGATCGGCTTCGTGGGCCTGGCCGCCCCCGCGTTGGTGCGGCTGGCCACCTCCGCCGTCCCGGGCCTGCACAAGCACGCCGTCCTGCTCCCGGTGGCGGCGGGCACCGGCGTGTTCCTGCTGCTCGCCTCCGATGTCGTGCTGCGCGCGGTCATCGGTGCGCAGGGCGCGCTCGAGGTCCCCACCGGCGTGGTCACCACCATCTTCGGGGCGATCTTCCTGGTCGCGCTGGCCCGACGGATCCGGGTGTCCGACGCAGTCCGCGAACCTCCCGCCGCCGGAGTGCGCGGCGGGGTCACCCCGCGCCGCTACGCCGTCCTGCTGACCACATTGATCGTCGTGACGCTCGCCGCGACGGTGGGCGGGACCCTCCTCGGCGACACGCAGCTGCTGCTCGGTGACATCGCGAACTGGCTGTCCGGGCAGGCCGGGCCGATCGTCAGCAACGTCATGGACACCCGGCTCCCCCGGGTCGCCGCGGCGCTGCTCGCCGGCGCCTCGCTGGCGCTGGCCGGCGCCGTCATCCAGGCCGTCAGCCGCAACCCCCTGGCCGAGCCGGGCATCATCGGCGTGGCCGGCGGCGCGGGGCTCGGTGCCGTCCTCACCATCACGTTGGTGCCGCTCGCCGGATTCTGGGCGATGGCCGGTATGGCCGGCGTCGGGGCCGCGCTCGCCGCGGCGCTGGTGTTCGCACTGGCGGCGAAGGGCGGGTTCGCCAGCGACCGGCTGGTGCTCATCGGTGTCGCGGTGTCGGCAGGCACCCAGGCGCTGATCGTCGTCGTCATCACGCTCACCGACCCGTGGAACGAGGCCAAGGCGCTGACCTGGCTGGCCGGCTCCACCTACGGGCGGTCCTTCGAGCACTTGGTGCCGATGACGCTGGCGCTGCTGGCCGTCGTCCCGGTGCTGTTCTGGTTGCGGCACTCGCTGGACCTGGTCTCCGTCGACGACCACACGCCCCGGGTGCTCGGCGTCCACGTGCCGCGGACCCGCCTGGTGCTGCTGGCCTGCGCTGTCGTCCTGACCGGGGCGTCGGTCGCCGGCGTCGGCGTCATCGGCTTCGTCGGCCTGGTCGCCCCGCACGCCGCCCGCGCTCTGGTCGGGCGGCGGCACACCCGGGCCCTGCCCGTGGCGGCGCTGCTCGGCGCCACTCTGGTCTGTGCCGCCGACACCCTCGGCCGGACGGTGATCGCGCCGGCCCAGCTGCCGGCCGGCCTGGTCACCGCGATCGTCGGCGCGCCGTACTTCGTCTGGCTGCTCTACCGCAGCCGCGCGACGGGGAATAGCCCGCGCCGCAGGTGGGGTTGGCGTGGGCATGCCCCTCACCGGAGAGTACGAACCGAGCACGTCTGA
- a CDS encoding ABC transporter substrate-binding protein has translation MSTRRAFAALSTAFVLLAAACGTTEATSDGDETTGAGSTGDTGGGPITVTDARGVEVTLDEPAVRVAGTEWNVVEHLVSLGVQPVGVSDIAGYNTWVSNAPLDDTATDIGTRGEPSLDTLATLDLDLVLVTDSLVEGAIEQIERTTPVVVVPGGDVEDNIGQMWENVDLIAELTGTQDAAAELREQFDAKLEEGRAAVEEAGAAGTEVAFADGWVDAGTVSIRPFAEGSLVSEVFAEIGLENPWPMEGDPAYGLAQADVEGLTVLGDDVRFWYIANDAEAYGDPFAENLAGNAIWESLPFVQAGNVHRFPDSLWMFGGPTSMMQFVDAAVDALG, from the coding sequence ATGAGCACAAGGCGCGCATTCGCCGCGCTGTCGACGGCGTTCGTGCTGCTCGCCGCCGCCTGCGGAACCACCGAGGCCACCTCCGACGGCGACGAGACCACCGGAGCCGGCTCGACCGGTGACACCGGCGGCGGGCCCATCACCGTCACCGACGCCCGTGGCGTCGAGGTCACGCTCGACGAGCCGGCCGTCCGGGTCGCCGGCACCGAATGGAACGTCGTCGAGCACCTGGTCTCGCTGGGTGTCCAGCCGGTCGGCGTCTCCGACATCGCCGGCTACAACACCTGGGTCAGCAACGCGCCGCTGGACGACACCGCCACCGACATCGGGACCCGCGGCGAGCCCAGCCTCGACACGCTGGCCACCCTCGATCTCGATCTCGTCCTCGTCACCGACAGCCTGGTCGAGGGCGCCATCGAGCAGATCGAGCGGACCACCCCGGTGGTCGTCGTCCCGGGCGGTGACGTCGAGGACAACATAGGCCAGATGTGGGAGAACGTCGACCTCATCGCCGAGCTCACCGGCACCCAGGATGCGGCGGCCGAGTTGCGCGAACAGTTCGACGCCAAGCTGGAGGAGGGCCGGGCGGCCGTCGAGGAGGCCGGCGCCGCCGGCACCGAGGTCGCGTTCGCCGACGGCTGGGTGGACGCCGGGACGGTGAGCATCCGGCCGTTCGCCGAGGGTTCACTGGTCTCGGAGGTGTTCGCCGAGATCGGGCTGGAGAACCCGTGGCCGATGGAGGGCGACCCCGCCTACGGGCTGGCCCAGGCCGACGTCGAAGGCCTCACCGTGCTGGGCGACGACGTCCGCTTCTGGTACATCGCCAACGACGCCGAAGCGTACGGCGACCCGTTCGCGGAGAACCTGGCCGGCAACGCGATCTGGGAGTCGCTGCCGTTCGTCCAGGCCGGCAACGTGCACCGCTTCCCCGACTCGCTGTGGATGTTCGGCGGACCGACCTCGATGATGCAGTTCGTCGACGCCGCCGTCGACGCGCTCGGCTGA
- a CDS encoding ABC transporter ATP-binding protein produces MTVSPTLPPAGLAARDVDLAYGQDVVVHAASISLRAGTVTALIGPNGSGKSTLLRALARLHLPTAGAISFADGADVLTLEGRELARRITLLAQSRTTPGGLSVRELVEFGRHPHRARWSGRDPEGPAAIDRAMRLTGVDTLADRPVQALSGGQAQRVWLASCLAQDTGLLLLDEPTTFLDLRYQIEILDVVRELADDHGIGVGLVLHDLDQAAAVADRVLLLEAGRVTADGAPADVLTPEHLSRAYGIRVDVHVDPQDGRIHTRAVGRHNERPTATTR; encoded by the coding sequence GTGACCGTTTCGCCGACTTTGCCGCCAGCGGGCCTGGCCGCCCGCGACGTCGACCTCGCCTATGGGCAGGACGTCGTGGTGCACGCCGCGTCGATCTCGCTGCGCGCCGGCACGGTGACCGCGCTCATCGGACCCAACGGCAGCGGGAAGTCCACCCTGCTGCGGGCACTGGCCCGGCTGCACCTGCCGACGGCCGGCGCCATCAGCTTCGCCGACGGTGCGGACGTCCTCACCCTCGAGGGTCGCGAGCTCGCCCGGCGCATCACCCTGCTGGCACAGAGCCGCACCACGCCGGGCGGGCTGTCCGTGCGCGAGCTGGTCGAGTTCGGCCGGCACCCGCACCGCGCCCGGTGGAGCGGCCGCGACCCGGAGGGGCCGGCCGCGATCGACCGCGCCATGCGGCTGACCGGTGTCGACACCCTTGCCGACCGGCCGGTGCAGGCGCTCTCCGGCGGTCAGGCGCAGCGCGTGTGGCTGGCCAGCTGCCTGGCACAGGACACCGGCCTCCTTCTGCTCGACGAGCCGACGACGTTCCTCGACCTGCGCTACCAGATCGAGATTCTCGACGTCGTCCGGGAGCTCGCCGACGACCACGGCATCGGCGTCGGGCTGGTGCTGCACGACCTCGACCAGGCGGCCGCCGTGGCCGATCGGGTCCTGTTGCTCGAAGCCGGCCGCGTCACCGCCGACGGCGCGCCCGCTGACGTCCTGACGCCCGAGCACCTCAGCCGGGCCTACGGGATCCGCGTCGACGTCCACGTCGACCCCCAGGACGGCCGGATCCACACCCGCGCCGTCGGCCGCCACAACGAGCGGCCCACCGCTACCACGAGATGA
- a CDS encoding 3-hydroxybutyryl-CoA dehydrogenase, translating to MAGVITRVGVVGLGTMGAGIAEVFARAGLDVVGVERDDAALSAGQGHLRSSTDRAVRRGKLSPQDQAALIGRITFTTSMDDLAGADLVVEAVPERLDLKRELFSRLDAVVGPGTVLATNTSSLSVTSISAAVSRPERVVGLHFFNPAPVQELVEVVRTVVTAPDVVAAATELARRLGKTPVACGDRAGFVTNALLFGYLNRAAVMVETGHATREDIDAAMTAGCGYPMGPLALLDLIGLDTAQEILETMYRQGGDRLHAPAPVLGQLVALGMLGRKTGRGFYGAEAAAAQPPAGRDVGRVAVLDPALADSLGEPLAAAGLDVVSDEDGAAAAQLVVAPADPALLGRLDGRLVPDAVVAVTGTGPVVASAAATSRAADVVGLHLAGYAPGAGVAEVVRSAVAAPDAVATVAAVCRAAGLIPVTCADRAGFLVDALLFPYLGDAVRMVETNYARVADVDTAMRLGCRLPAGPFELLDAIGPGVVLETLRRMHGEVREPGLAPPPLLEHLVTAGLTFRDL from the coding sequence ATGGCTGGTGTGATCACCCGTGTCGGAGTCGTCGGACTGGGCACCATGGGCGCAGGCATCGCGGAGGTCTTCGCCCGCGCCGGCCTCGACGTCGTCGGGGTCGAACGTGACGACGCGGCGCTGAGCGCGGGCCAAGGACACCTGCGCTCGTCCACCGACCGGGCGGTGCGCCGAGGCAAGCTCAGTCCGCAGGACCAGGCCGCGCTGATCGGGCGGATCACGTTCACCACCTCGATGGACGACCTCGCCGGCGCCGACCTGGTGGTCGAGGCCGTCCCGGAGCGGCTCGACCTCAAGCGCGAGCTGTTCAGCCGGCTCGACGCCGTCGTCGGGCCCGGCACCGTCCTGGCCACCAACACGTCGTCGCTGTCGGTCACGTCCATCAGCGCCGCGGTGTCGCGGCCGGAGCGCGTCGTAGGCCTGCACTTCTTCAACCCCGCGCCGGTCCAGGAACTGGTCGAGGTGGTCCGTACCGTGGTGACGGCGCCGGATGTCGTCGCCGCCGCCACGGAGCTGGCCCGCCGGCTGGGCAAGACGCCGGTCGCGTGCGGCGACCGCGCCGGCTTCGTCACCAACGCGCTGCTGTTCGGCTACCTCAACCGCGCCGCCGTCATGGTCGAGACCGGGCACGCCACCCGCGAGGACATCGACGCCGCGATGACCGCCGGCTGCGGTTACCCCATGGGCCCGCTGGCGCTGCTCGACCTGATCGGCCTCGACACCGCCCAGGAGATCCTCGAGACCATGTACCGGCAGGGCGGCGACCGCCTGCACGCCCCGGCGCCGGTGCTCGGCCAGCTGGTCGCGCTGGGCATGCTGGGCCGCAAGACCGGTCGCGGCTTCTACGGCGCCGAGGCCGCCGCCGCGCAGCCGCCGGCCGGGCGAGACGTCGGGCGGGTGGCCGTGCTCGACCCGGCGCTGGCCGACTCGCTCGGCGAGCCGCTGGCCGCGGCCGGCCTGGACGTGGTGTCCGACGAGGACGGTGCCGCCGCGGCGCAGCTGGTGGTCGCGCCCGCCGACCCGGCGCTGCTCGGCCGGCTGGACGGGCGCCTGGTGCCGGACGCCGTGGTCGCGGTCACCGGGACCGGTCCCGTCGTGGCCTCCGCCGCCGCGACCTCCCGTGCGGCCGACGTCGTCGGACTGCACCTGGCCGGGTATGCGCCGGGGGCCGGCGTCGCCGAAGTGGTCCGCTCCGCGGTGGCCGCACCGGACGCCGTCGCCACCGTCGCCGCCGTGTGCCGCGCCGCCGGCCTCATCCCCGTCACGTGCGCGGACCGGGCCGGGTTCCTCGTCGACGCGCTGCTGTTCCCGTACCTGGGTGACGCGGTGCGCATGGTCGAGACGAACTACGCCCGCGTCGCCGACGTCGACACCGCGATGCGGCTGGGCTGCCGGCTGCCCGCGGGACCGTTCGAGCTGCTCGACGCGATCGGCCCGGGCGTGGTGCTGGAGACCCTGCGCCGGATGCACGGCGAGGTGCGCGAACCCGGGCTGGCCCCGCCACCGCTCCTGGAGCACCTCGTCACCGCCGGCCTCACCTTCCGCGACCTGTAA
- a CDS encoding alpha/beta fold hydrolase → MTLPLVLLHAFPITSELFDGVVDRLPGLQVIRPDLRGFGAAPDPGNDEPDVDRYADDVAAALDRAEVERAVVAGLSLGGYVTMAMLRRHPDRVAGVILMDTKASADSGEARANRERIAAAVLEHGTRALRPMLDTLLGDTTRRERPDVVARVTGWLDAARPAGVAWAQRAMAARPASFDTLRAASAAGVRGAVVVGSEDTLTDQDDATAMARAFQPAAPVHVIPAAGHLSAVENPEPVATALRAITSAWEDLGRT, encoded by the coding sequence GTGACTCTTCCGTTGGTACTGCTGCACGCGTTCCCGATCACCTCGGAGCTGTTCGACGGCGTGGTGGACCGGCTGCCAGGGCTGCAGGTGATCCGCCCGGACCTGCGCGGCTTCGGCGCGGCACCGGATCCGGGCAACGACGAACCGGACGTCGACAGGTACGCCGACGACGTCGCCGCGGCGCTGGACCGCGCGGAGGTCGAGCGGGCCGTCGTCGCCGGACTGTCGCTGGGCGGGTACGTGACGATGGCGATGCTGCGCCGGCATCCGGACCGGGTGGCCGGGGTGATCCTCATGGACACCAAGGCCAGCGCCGACTCCGGCGAAGCGCGGGCGAACCGCGAACGCATCGCCGCGGCCGTCCTGGAGCACGGCACCCGGGCGCTGCGGCCGATGCTCGACACACTGCTCGGCGACACGACGCGGCGGGAACGGCCCGACGTGGTGGCGCGCGTGACGGGGTGGCTCGATGCCGCCCGGCCGGCCGGCGTCGCCTGGGCGCAGCGCGCGATGGCCGCGCGGCCGGCGTCGTTCGACACCCTGCGCGCGGCCAGCGCCGCGGGCGTGCGGGGTGCCGTCGTCGTCGGTTCCGAGGACACCCTCACCGACCAGGACGACGCGACCGCGATGGCACGGGCGTTCCAGCCGGCCGCGCCGGTGCACGTGATCCCGGCGGCCGGGCACCTGAGCGCGGTGGAGAACCCGGAACCGGTGGCCACCGCCCTTCGAGCGATCACGAGCGCCTGGGAGGATCTGGGCCGTACCTGA
- a CDS encoding RidA family protein → MTSDDRHASAPASPPPAPPTRACAWRCTANVVEAIRAELGSPEAVTAVVKITVFVASAPGFIEQHLVADPASAYLKHVFGDEIGQHSRSAIGVAELPTGSPVEVEALVRVAG, encoded by the coding sequence GTGACCAGCGACGACCGGCACGCGTCTGCACCGGCCAGCCCGCCGCCCGCACCGCCCACCCGCGCCTGCGCGTGGCGGTGCACGGCCAACGTGGTCGAGGCCATCCGGGCCGAGCTGGGCAGCCCGGAGGCGGTGACCGCTGTCGTGAAGATCACCGTGTTCGTGGCCAGTGCGCCCGGTTTCATCGAGCAGCACCTGGTGGCCGACCCCGCCTCGGCCTACCTCAAACACGTCTTCGGCGACGAGATCGGGCAACACTCGCGCAGCGCGATCGGCGTCGCCGAACTGCCCACCGGCAGCCCGGTCGAGGTGGAGGCACTGGTCCGCGTCGCCGGCTAG
- the mce gene encoding methylmalonyl-CoA epimerase yields MAVFTTIDHVGVAVGDLDTAVAWYREHFGMELEHEETNEDQGVREAMLRVSDGDDGPRLQLLAPLRPDSPIARFLDTRGPGIQQLAYRVDDVEAAAATLRARGLRLLYDTARRGTGGSLVNFVHPKDAGGVLVELVQPA; encoded by the coding sequence ATGGCCGTGTTCACGACGATCGACCACGTCGGCGTCGCCGTCGGGGATCTCGACACCGCCGTCGCCTGGTACCGCGAGCACTTCGGCATGGAGCTGGAGCACGAGGAGACCAACGAGGACCAGGGCGTCCGCGAGGCGATGCTGCGCGTCTCCGACGGCGACGACGGGCCCAGGCTGCAGTTGCTCGCCCCCCTGCGGCCGGACTCGCCGATCGCACGATTCCTCGACACCCGTGGCCCGGGCATCCAGCAGCTGGCCTATCGGGTCGACGACGTCGAGGCGGCGGCCGCGACGCTGCGGGCCCGGGGCCTGCGGCTGCTCTACGACACCGCGCGCCGGGGGACCGGTGGTTCGCTGGTCAACTTCGTGCACCCCAAGGACGCCGGGGGCGTGCTGGTCGAGCTGGTCCAACCGGCCTGA
- a CDS encoding acetyl-CoA C-acetyltransferase translates to MAVIAGGARTPIGKLLGSLSGFSATDLGGFAISAALGRSGVAPEQVDYVIMGQVLQAGCGQIPARQAAVKAGVPMTVPALTVNKVCLSGIDAIALAAQLVRAGEFDVVVAGGMESMTNAPHLLPGSRAGHKFGDVTLLDHMSYDGLYDIFTDQAMGALTESANRTLTREEQDEFSAASHQRAAAAWKNGLFTEEVVPVEVPQRGKSDASATVDHDEGIRADTTAESLARLKPSFRPDGTITAGSASQLSDGACAVVVMSEAKAAELGVIPIAHVGAHGVVAGPDSTLQSQPAAAIRAACAKEGIEPGDLDLVEINEAFAAVGIASTRELGLDPSRVNVNGGAIAVGHPIGMSGARLVLHLALELGRRGGGVGAAALCGGGGQGDALVLRVP, encoded by the coding sequence ATGGCCGTCATCGCCGGTGGGGCGCGCACCCCGATCGGAAAGCTGCTGGGCTCGCTGTCCGGCTTTTCCGCCACCGACCTGGGCGGCTTCGCCATCTCCGCCGCGCTCGGCCGGTCCGGCGTGGCGCCGGAGCAGGTCGACTACGTGATCATGGGCCAGGTGCTGCAGGCCGGCTGCGGGCAGATCCCGGCCAGGCAGGCCGCCGTCAAGGCCGGCGTCCCGATGACCGTCCCGGCGCTGACGGTGAACAAGGTGTGTCTGTCCGGCATCGACGCCATCGCGCTGGCGGCCCAGCTGGTCCGCGCGGGCGAGTTCGACGTCGTCGTCGCCGGCGGCATGGAGTCCATGACCAACGCGCCGCACCTGCTCCCGGGCTCGCGCGCCGGCCACAAGTTCGGCGACGTCACCCTGCTGGACCACATGTCCTACGACGGGCTGTACGACATCTTCACCGACCAGGCCATGGGCGCGCTGACCGAGTCGGCCAACCGCACGCTCACCCGCGAGGAGCAGGACGAGTTCTCCGCCGCCTCGCACCAGCGGGCCGCCGCGGCCTGGAAGAACGGCCTGTTCACGGAGGAGGTCGTGCCGGTGGAGGTGCCGCAACGCGGCAAATCGGACGCGTCGGCCACCGTTGACCATGACGAAGGCATCCGCGCCGACACCACTGCCGAGTCGCTGGCCCGGCTCAAGCCCAGCTTCCGCCCCGACGGCACCATCACCGCCGGCTCGGCCTCCCAGCTGTCCGACGGGGCCTGCGCGGTGGTCGTCATGAGCGAAGCCAAGGCGGCCGAGCTCGGCGTCATCCCGATCGCCCACGTCGGCGCACACGGCGTCGTCGCCGGGCCGGACTCCACGCTGCAGAGCCAGCCCGCGGCGGCCATCCGGGCCGCCTGCGCGAAGGAGGGCATCGAGCCCGGCGACCTCGACCTGGTGGAGATCAACGAGGCGTTCGCGGCCGTCGGCATCGCCAGCACCCGCGAGCTTGGCCTCGACCCGAGCCGCGTCAACGTCAACGGCGGCGCCATCGCCGTCGGCCACCCGATCGGCATGTCCGGCGCGCGGCTGGTGCTGCACCTGGCCCTCGAGCTGGGCCGGCGCGGCGGCGGTGTGGGTGCCGCGGCCCTGTGCGGTGGCGGCGGCCAGGGCGACGCCCTCGTGCTGCGAGTGCCGTGA
- the meaB gene encoding methylmalonyl Co-A mutase-associated GTPase MeaB translates to MTSVDHLVTRALDGDPRAVARLVSLVENGADELREVAALLTPYAGGSFVLGITGAPGVGKSTTTSALVSAFRARGDRVGVLAVDPSSPFTGGALLGDRVRMQEHATDAGVFIRSMATRGHLGGLSWATPQAVRVLAAAGCDVVLVETVGVGQSEVDVAALADTTVVLLAPGLGDGVQAAKAGILEVGDVFVVNKADREGADQVVRDLRSMVRMTEHPPGAWRQPIIPTVASRGEGLEEVVDAIEKHRAWSTQSGAAEQRRVRRARDEIEAIALTGLRRRFAGLHGDARLDELAASVVAGEQDPYTAAEKIVAALS, encoded by the coding sequence GTGACGTCCGTCGACCACCTCGTCACCCGGGCACTGGACGGCGACCCGCGCGCGGTGGCGCGGCTGGTGTCCTTGGTCGAGAACGGGGCGGACGAGCTGCGCGAGGTGGCGGCGCTGCTGACCCCGTACGCCGGCGGGTCCTTCGTCCTCGGCATCACCGGCGCGCCCGGCGTCGGCAAGTCCACCACCACCTCGGCACTGGTCAGCGCCTTCCGGGCGCGGGGCGACCGGGTCGGCGTGCTGGCCGTCGACCCGTCGTCGCCCTTCACCGGCGGCGCGTTGCTGGGCGACCGGGTCCGGATGCAGGAGCACGCCACCGACGCCGGGGTGTTCATCCGGTCCATGGCCACCCGCGGTCATCTCGGCGGGCTGTCCTGGGCCACCCCGCAGGCGGTCCGGGTGCTCGCCGCCGCCGGCTGCGACGTCGTGCTGGTCGAGACCGTCGGCGTCGGCCAGTCCGAGGTCGACGTCGCCGCGCTGGCCGACACCACCGTCGTGCTGCTCGCCCCGGGCCTCGGCGACGGCGTGCAGGCGGCCAAGGCCGGCATCCTCGAGGTGGGTGACGTCTTCGTCGTCAACAAGGCCGACCGCGAGGGCGCCGACCAGGTGGTCCGCGACCTCCGCAGCATGGTGCGGATGACCGAGCACCCGCCTGGCGCCTGGCGACAGCCGATCATCCCCACCGTCGCCTCCCGCGGCGAGGGCCTCGAGGAGGTCGTCGACGCCATCGAGAAGCACCGCGCCTGGTCGACGCAGAGCGGTGCGGCCGAGCAGCGCCGGGTCCGCCGGGCCCGCGACGAGATCGAGGCCATCGCCCTCACCGGGCTGCGGCGCCGGTTCGCCGGGCTGCACGGCGACGCCCGGCTGGACGAGCTGGCCGCCAGTGTCGTCGCCGGCGAGCAGGATCCCTACACGGCCGCCGAGAAGATCGTCGCCGCGTTGTCGTGA